The Astatotilapia calliptera chromosome 8, fAstCal1.2, whole genome shotgun sequence nucleotide sequence TCGGACGGCGAAAGAAGTCAGACGGAGATTAAAGCAAAGAGATGGAGAAAAAGGGTTttgaggaaaaggaggaggaagaaactaGGACTAGTTTATTTCACCACTTAGTGACACGGAGGAAGAATCTGGGGGATGATGTGGTTTGTATTTAGCTTAATATGGAAAGGAGCTCAGGTTGTAAATATTGGCACACGGCCTTAAATTTTAAATGCGCACCTGACAATGATTCTCCTTTTGTGCCTGGATTGCATGTCAGAGCTTATTCTGTTGTCACTCTGCAGGCTTTCTAAGTCCCCCCCACCTTCTCCCCACAGAAGATCATCCTGCAGCGGCTGATAATGATTTCTCGGCTCCCCCACGACCTTGCTGATAGGACAGACCTGGGAGGTCAGCCAGCAATTACCTTAGAGCTACAGAGACTGAGGGACTAATCACCTGATGCCAACTGAACCCAGTTTTTCTTTAGGGGAATGATCCTGTTATACTGGCAGGACAAATTAATACTCCTACTTAATTTGCTGCCCTGAAATACCGAGGCTTCTTGTTGAATCTTAACAAAAGCAGTGAAAGACTGTCTCGCTTCCTGTGTTTGGTGCTTTTCTAGCTTTCACACCTCCATGTGTGAGTGAGTCTGCAGGCCTTacctgtaaaaaagaaataaattcttTGACTAAAGTTAGAATAGAAAGCCCACAGAAGCCCCCAGGAAAAGCTGTGCCTGTGTGTCGAAAACAGAAGGAAGCCTGAatacagagtttttaaaaactgtgatacttaaaaaaaaaataaggtcttaattttttaaatgattttccagtaatgaaacaaataaattatagcAAATAAGATTCtttttgaaaattatttttttttaaattaacctcTTAACCCTCACCAGAAGTGTGTGCTATGAAACAAGATGAATGGGTTTGTTGGATTTGTTATGTTGCGATTAAAGTCAGACTTCTGTGCCGTGAAGGTGGCTCTCTTATTTACCTGGCTAGATCACCATGGCAACTGATTCTGAACACATAATTTGGTTCAGAGCAGGTCGTGTTCAGAGTTTAAAATAATCTGAAAGCGCCATATTTTCTACTATACTTCTGGAATCGCAGCTAAGAGAACACAGATAAGAAGTTTAATTAGTCTGTCTGATGGATATTTATCTGAGAGAATATTAATCAGTAAAATCAATTTCACTTTGATTTGGCCAAAGACTCACTCCAGATCAAAGGGACTTCTTGAATCTCTGTTCAGTGGCctaaaaactgaagaaatatGCCATGTTCGGTCTTATGCTTAGCTAGTAGTTGTGGCTCGTTTGTAAAAGGCTGAATATAATACACAATTCTGCAATTATTAGGTCTTGAAAAGACTTTAAAGGcattcattttgctttttaaaatgatgaacaCTAAAACAAGAGGGTTTTGTCTTCTGTTGTTTCCACGCAGCTCATTATGAAAATCTCAACTTTCAGCTGAACAAACAGTACATATGGGATCACATAACAGGCCTGCTGCTGATTTATCCATCCTACCTGCTGCACATCATTGAAGTAAGTTCTCCTGCACAGAAACAACAAATGTATGGCTGAAGTTTGTGAAAGTGTGTGCTCAAAGTTTGCTGTGCCTCTCTCTTCCAGTCGTCCAGGGATATTCTGACTTCTGTTTTGAGAGACGTCAAAGTCATGCAACAACAGCCACACCGGTAATCTTTCTCATACTGCGGGTGacttctatatatatattatacgcTGAGATACGGTGCATCCCATTTCACTCATATTTATTGCTTGTCTGCTGTCTGTTAAGAAATTCATGCCACAGAGCCCACAGAGAGGGCAAATATAATCCCGTGGTTGCCTTGCATCAGTTCAGATTCACAAAAGCTTATGATGATGTCTGAGCAGTCGACTCCTTGCAGTGTGTTTTAGCATAAAGATGCAAAGCTGTTGCATCTCTGCTGCCGTCATCTCGCTCAGAGTGTCTGACCATTCCATACTTTTGTGCTTCCTACTGTTCTAACATGTCAAAACTAAGCTTTTGGTATGAAAAACAGCATTTGAACCTTAACTATCATAAATACATGTCTGGCATCTGTAATAATTCAAGCTGCATGgcaattagtaaaaaaaaaattagaaagtTCTGGACTGAAATGATGAGGCGCTGTTGCCTCGCTCCAGAACGGCCACCACATTGACACATCTTTCCAGTCAACAGCAGTGGACCATTGTGGCATTTTTGTGTATATTTCTATGAAGCAGCTCTAGCTGGTCGGCTGTTGCCAGTGTGGCAAACCCCCACAGTGCTTTTGTTGCTTTAGACCAACAGCTGCTCGTTCTGGCTGCAggcaaataaatatttaagcTTTCACACACAACctgctgttgtgtgttgtgtgagcCATAATAATTATTAGCACATCCTTTTTAGCACCTTGCTGGAAGTAAAGATTGTGTTTTTGGATCACAACCCTCAAAGAAGGCTGTTCCAGCAGTGGAGCTACAAGGTTAGCTGTCTTTTATCTTTGCACTTGATTGCTTGAAGTACTTTAATGCATGAGAGGATTATGAGAATACAAACGTTTTAGTACATAAATGAGACATAATAAATACCTTCAGTTGTAGCCAATCTCATGTTTTTAAAGTTCAAGACATTGGATTCTCTGATTGTCTCCTGTGTGTATGTATTGCTGTGTGACTGAAGGTGCTGGGTGCAGATCAGGTGATCAGGGATCCCGCAGTTAAGGTACTGGAGGATGAAGATGTCAGCATAGAGACCCTTGTATGCAGCGTCCTGTCAACGCTGCAAAATCTGAGCAAAAAGCTTGAAAAATCTAAGGTGTGTTTCTTTGCAGATGATCTTTTTCCGTTTTGAAAACCAAAACTTTCTCAGAGTTTTTCTATGACTTCATGATTGCAATCTAAGGCTCTTCCTGGGTCAGTGTTGGATGAGACACCGCAGCTGATCGTCCATCAGAAAATTCTGGAAAGGCTTTTGGGTCGAGAGGAACTCCTGAGCCTGCAGCAGTACCTAGATATGTACAAATCCACCTTAAACATCAGTATTGAGTTTGGTAAGTGACAGCTTCCAGTTGGTGTAAAGATTTATAAGAACATTTCCAATATGAAAATATTGGAACTTAGTAAATACGCACTGATCCTTGTGTTGGATCAGATACATATGAATGGAGATATGATACATACGTAACTCTGTCAATTTTCTGATGGTTTAACAGGACAGCTGAATCCAAGAAACCTTTTCTCCGCTGTTTAACCCCTGAACAAAATGTCAAAGGCCAACTGTTTCCTGACTGACTGTTTCCCTGTAGTGATTTTGGTTCCTACACTGAAAATATTTGCTGCACTTACTGTTCACTTATTCTAGTGATACTTGTGGTCGTCAGACATCCTCTGCCTTTCCTGTCTTTTATGATAAATAGTACGTGTCCAAAAGATCCATTCACTCTTTGCTTCCCCTTTATTGTCTGTGTACCTAGCCATGTATTGCAATCTAATAGTGTGGCATTGTTTTCCCATTCTAAAATAAAGACATATTCAAAAAATACATCACTTATGTCTTCCAacaggtttttgtattataacaAGTCACATGCAAATTGTCATCTGTCACAGTACAGTGGTCCACTACATCCTCAGTTAATAAATgccaataaatgaataaatgctaGCATTCTGCTACTGCTAACACATACTTGTGCTCAGTTAAAGATTTATAAGGGCACTTCCTTGAATCTGGATTAGTTAAAACAGATTAGAAGCTTTCATGTGTGTATAAGAAGCTGGTGGTTATGCAGGTTAACAAGGACAGTTAAGGCTTGATTATTttcctgctgctgtgtctgcCTTGGTTTGAATGACATTGTGAAACTGATCATATGGGTTCGTCTGGACTTCTATGTGCCGCCCATCAGAGAATTTACtttaaaacacagcagctgcaggtggTGGAGTTCATGCTCGGCTGTGGTGTCTGCAGCTGTCCACGTTCCTTAAATCAAAATGACAGATGCTGTAAAGAGGCTCCTGATGCTGTGGTGTCCCGAACACTCACAGGAAGCTGTTTTACTACAGTCAAAGGGGTCTTCATGTTTTGTCTTGAGCTCttctaataaaaacatgaagaaaaagtTTACCTACaaagttttcagtttttgttctatAGTTCAGTATCTTACAGGCTCCCTAAAACCGAACATCGGTGAGCGGAAGTGATATTAGAAGTTCTCTGAAATACCCCGTGAGGATTTAAATGTCCTTTTTCACTGTTGTACttgctggaaatattttttgcaCTCCTGATATTCCAGAAGCCTTTCTGTCATCAGTTACACCGAtttaaatgacatttatttGGAACAAAAAGCACAGAACATCCgagtaatataaaaaaaaacatttttaatagttTCAACATTCGGATGaggattaatttaatttttttctcattttatcttACACTGTGTTCCACTTGGTGACTGAGAGAAAGCAAGTCCAAGAAAAGGCATTTCATCTGTACTCCAAACTTTAAAGAGTCCACAGCATCACTACAGTTTGACACaaagaactttttaaaaaaagattcctTGATCGATCAcgttttccctttttgttttggCCCCCGTTACTTGGAACTTAAAGTTATGCAAAGAAAAGGATGAATGGAGATGGCTGCATGCACCACAGTGTAATCTACAGACTGCGCGGGTCCACGTGACCCTACACGTCacagtttttttctcatttgtagTTGATTTTAGCAGATGTTCAGTCCTCTGAAAGTGAATTATTCTGTCTTATCCTCCATGTTGTTTCGTTGTTGGTCTGTTTGGAGTCTGATGTGCTTTTCTTGATTTGCTATAGATAAAACCGGTGGAACATATGAGGATACGTGGTGAAAGCAAACAGGAAATCATGaatgatttaaataaactctTAGCAGAACTGACGGGGGAGCTTGACTCAAAAAGGTCAAAGGGCAGCActgaattttcttcttttcttgcaaAGGTCGATCTATTcacttataaaaaataaatacaagcacATTTAAATAGGACCAAAGATGAGACGCATTTCATAGGCATGGTTAAAAAGCATGCTTCCGACTTCCACACAGCACAATGTCGATATTTGATACCCCTGCACACTCTTACTCTTGAAACTAtgtcacaacacacacaatCCGCCTTTATCACAACCTATGTGGTGGACATTGTCTATCAGTACATTCCACCGATGTAAAAAAAGGCCTTTGAAGTTTAGTGCTCAAAGGGCATGCTTGCAAAAGCTGCAATACTGAAAACTGTCTCTGGAATCTCTTGCCGGCTGTCTTTGCTCGACTGGGTTATTGTTAATAAAGTCGTGTTTGACGTGTTCTGTATGTACAGGCTTTGATCTGAGACCCTTTAGTACAAAAACGAAGAGCAGCACATtgtaacacagaaacaaagacaggaCAGACCATTCACCTCAGCACAGCCTAACTGCAACAGcaaatttgaaaaagaaacttttttctAAATATTAAATTTATATTGTAAAACCATGCTGCATTGATTCAAAATCAGCATTTCTTTTATGGCAAAAAATAAGAAGTTGGTAGATTCAAAGATCATTTGAGTACCAGGAAATAATctgaaactgtttttatcagTAATTAAATGGATTTTCCAAACATAACAGAGAAATCTGCTCAGATTTGACAACTTTTCTTGGTGCTAAGTGATagaaagctttctttttctacAGTTTTTGGAGGAAGCTTAATTTATAGTCCTGTGCTGAATCTGcctatgctaaaaaaaaaaaatcaaggccCTGAAAATTTAAAATCCGGGCCACACATTTAAACAGGTTCTTAATGTTCGGCCTGGCCAGTGTTCTTTGTGGTCTGCACAGCAACAAGCGTCCCATCAAAATGACATAGACAGGCAGACATCCACAGCACCTGCAAGCTAACAAGCTAGCCAACGAGGAAAGCAAGAAAGGGCTCGGTCTCGTAGTAATAGAGCTGCTTCATTCACTGTTATGTGCATCCAGAAAGGCTCGGCTATGGTACAGGGAAACAACACGATCAAAGATCATGATCAATCTACGTCTCATGACGGCTTTATGTCCACAAAGTGAGGAGGCTATATGAGTGATGCATTATTAAttaaaactacaaattaaaaatgtctgGATCCTCGTGTGATTTCTCTTTCCTATCATGGTCCTTTAGTGACTCCCACGCCATAATGAGTGGCGTGGTTTTACAATCATACTTGTGCGCTGTTGTGTCTGCAGTGCTCTGCTGTGTTGGACTTGGAGCTGATAAATGCGGAACAacgggaaagagagaaaaacaccacACGATTACGGTGGTAAATCAGACCCAGCGTTGCTTAATCTTACTGCTCTCATCAGCGTTGGTTCAGACTAGATCTCAGGACCAGTCACTATGAGATCACAGTGGAGCATTTAGTATCTTGACAGCCAGACATTCCTCTGAGGTGGTGGAGGAAAGCGAAAACACAGGTAAATAGAGAGCAAATAGATAAAAAGGAGCCAGAAACACCTGCCCAGCTGAATGGCAATGTGGCTCCGCAGCTACTGGATGTGTAAAAACCAACTGTTTAAAATGTCCTTGTTGGAATTACAGtcgtaatataaaaaaaataaacatgaatggAGTCATTTCCCCAATATTCAATTCTATTAACTGTCAAAATGAGTTGTTTTTCAGTGTTACATTAACACTGGGTAATGAATTAGCACTGTGAGCACACTAAATGCAACTAGAGCCTATTACACGTTGGTTCACAGAGGCATTATCCTTGTAATAATCAATATACATTTTTGAGCATATTACCGCCACTGTAGGCTGCGTTGCCACAGCAGCAAGGTGGATGCCAGACTATGCCAGAGGATATAGGGTCTCTACAGGTTAATGCAGCACTATAAATTAAGCTTTAGTCAGATAAAAGAAGCATCTTGATGGTTTGGATGACCTCTggtatttcttttttgtacCAATTTAAAATTTCCTGCTtgtaaaaaaatctgttctaTGCAAACTGTTGTTTAACGTCTGTTTTCTCTTAAACATATAACCTCTGTTGCATTGCTGTCTGGTTCTGCTGTCTAAAAGACAGTAATGCAGCAGTTTTCATGCAGAGTCTGTTTAAACCTTTCAAACTGTGATCGATGTGTCACTGCAATTGCAGCACCCCACAGacacttatttttatttctaaagaACACACAATCACATTTCCACGAATCTCAAATATACCAGGAAATGTGCTCAAAGCTGCACGAGACGTCTTGAATTTTCACGTAGCTGCAgtgatgtgttgttgtttttttgttgtctaAAATCAAATCTAAAAGTTCAAGAGGTTCATTCTGAGGTCAGAAACTGCAAAACAAGCACTAGATTTGACCTTTCAGTCTGCTGTACCATGTTAGGCTTGTGCTAGTTCCAGCAACATTATAATATTATACATATAGTATGGATGTTCATCATCATTTATCCTTTTCAATACAGTAtttgtatatatctatatatttatatatatatatgaatttcTCCCTTCAGTATATACAGAACAAACTGTATAGAGGCTTCGGTATTTACAAGAGTCCTGTGAGTGATATCGCGCTTTAAAGAAAGACACAGGTAGAGCAGCACAGTGACTTTGAGGCCATGTGTAGTGGATGTTTTCAGGACAAAAGGAAAGTCGTATAAATCTGGATAGGTCACAACAAAAACCCACCGCAAGGCAAATAGCAAACTACTGCTGTCGTACACAAACCTTGTTACTCCAGTTTAACTGATTTTCAAGTTTCCTCTTAAACTGAACCTGCGATTCCTGAAAAGGTTTTGATGCGGCAGCAGAGCAATTCTGGTCCCACGTTTGAATACTTGAAAAAAAATTCCTCGGATTCATGTGCAGCGGAAACGACCACAGCTCCTCATACCTAGTAAAAAGTATTCAGAAATATATCTGTATAAATACTCTcatcaaaataaacacatatacacacatatcttTGCACTTGCCTCTGGTTCACTAAAATAGACCAAAAATATCAGCATCATCAGGCAGGGTTCCTATAAACTGTAATGTGAATGTGgctgaaaatgacagaaaaactgTGCTTATTTATAAGAGACCAAGCACCTTTTTTCTGAAAGTGTCTCTAGACTGTTTTCTGGCTTTGCTACGATATGATAGGATGTTAAATGTGTCAGGGCTGTTGCTCTTTCCCAAGAATGGTTCAATATGTCAATACAAGTTTGCACTGTATGAATCCTGGAGTGTGATACAGCAGGTTCATAATCTCTAGAATCTTTGTTTTTTAGCATCTTTCCACCTGTTGTTTGCGTTCTGTGTCAGTCTTACTGGTTTCATCAGTGTTGTTTCAAACAACATCTGCTAAGctaacaggaaacacaaagtTAGCAGCTGGCCGGTGCATTTAATGGAGTGTTGGGCACCTAAAGAGCCAGATATGTCTCTCTCATCAAGTGGTGGAGACCAAAAACTGagctaaaaagagaaaaagtataAAGAAAAGCAGATGAATTGAATGATATTGCTTGCTAAGGGTGTACGGCAATCACACATGCCTAAATATGACTGCCTAGCAACCACTGATCGCTAAGGAAAAAGTTATATTGGCCGAATCGTTGGAGGTGAGTGACGGGTGAAATTGGTCACAAAGAGGGTGTTGCACCAAGAACCTCTGATCTAAATTATTATTGCATGGCACAAGCATGCAATTGGGTTTCAGAGTGCAGTGAAGCACATGCTACTTCCTATGTGGAAAGGAAACTAAGACTGTTCACCATCAAAGTAAAAGTCGTGCCTTACAACTGCATCCAACACCTTTCAAAACATGAAACTTTTTTACTTCAACTGTTTTTAAGGCGAATGATCTCCATTTCCACTTTGCATCCCACTTTCCAC carries:
- the tex47 gene encoding testis-expressed protein 47 isoform X2 gives rise to the protein MTMSQLDVDGFPISWKDPQDADTVSMFDVIYGKKIILQRLIMISRLPHDLADRTDLGAHYENLNFQLNKQYIWDHITGLLLIYPSYLLHIIESSRDILTSVLRDVKVMQQQPHRTLLEVKIVFLDHNPQRRLFQQWSYKVLGADQVIRDPAVKVLEDEDVSIETLVCSVLSTLQNLSKKLEKSKALPGSVLDETPQLIVHQKILERLLGREELLSLQQYLDMYKSTLNISIEFGQLNPRNLFSAV
- the tex47 gene encoding testis-expressed protein 47 isoform X1, whose amino-acid sequence is MTMSQLDVDGFPISWKDPQDADTVSMFDVIYGKVREKIILQRLIMISRLPHDLADRTDLGAHYENLNFQLNKQYIWDHITGLLLIYPSYLLHIIESSRDILTSVLRDVKVMQQQPHRTLLEVKIVFLDHNPQRRLFQQWSYKVLGADQVIRDPAVKVLEDEDVSIETLVCSVLSTLQNLSKKLEKSKALPGSVLDETPQLIVHQKILERLLGREELLSLQQYLDMYKSTLNISIEFGQLNPRNLFSAV